A single window of Terriglobia bacterium DNA harbors:
- a CDS encoding endonuclease/exonuclease/phosphatase family protein — translation MVVTVLCYNIHRAIGVDRRFRPERIVEILAYHDPDVALLQEVDEGVPRSRRLDLALEIKEALDYPHLAVGHNVRLRRGRYGNATLSRFPILEERNIDLTIDARKSRGCQHTTLRVERPHGRPVEVEVFNLHLGLSARERMRQVGTLVRSSELAALPASRPCLVGGDFNDWRNLLAPLFTDFLGFRCATERRTGRRAAIRTFPSFSPTGGLDRIYVRGPVRVLAARRCRLAISRIASDHLPVIAELDL, via the coding sequence GTGGTCGTGACGGTGCTCTGCTACAACATCCACCGGGCGATCGGCGTCGACCGCCGCTTCCGGCCCGAGCGGATCGTCGAGATCCTGGCCTACCACGATCCCGACGTGGCGCTCCTCCAGGAGGTGGACGAGGGAGTTCCCCGCTCCCGGCGGCTCGACCTGGCCCTCGAGATCAAGGAGGCACTCGACTACCCCCACCTCGCCGTCGGCCACAACGTCCGGCTGCGCCGGGGCCGGTACGGCAACGCCACGCTCTCCCGGTTCCCCATCCTGGAGGAGCGCAACATCGATCTGACCATCGACGCGCGGAAGTCCCGGGGCTGCCAGCACACCACCCTCCGCGTCGAGCGCCCCCACGGGCGGCCGGTCGAGGTCGAGGTGTTCAACCTGCACCTCGGCCTGTCCGCGCGGGAGCGGATGCGGCAGGTGGGGACCCTCGTCCGCTCGTCCGAGCTGGCGGCGCTCCCGGCGAGCCGCCCCTGCCTCGTGGGGGGGGATTTCAACGACTGGCGCAACCTCCTCGCGCCGCTGTTCACGGACTTCCTCGGGTTCCGATGCGCCACCGAACGGCGGACCGGCCGCCGCGCCGCGATACGCACGTTCCCGTCGTTCTCGCCCACCGGCGGCCTCGACCGGATCTACGTTCGCGGCCCGGTCCGGGTCCTGGCCGCCCGCCGGTGCCGCCTCGCGATCTCCCGCATCGCCAGCGACCACCTCCCGGTGATCGCCGAGCTCGACCTGTAG